The Pirellulales bacterium genomic sequence GCCGCCGCCACGTTCCATCGCGACGGGTACGCATGGAGCTGCTTCTGGTGGATCGAATCGCCGGCGATTCTCTGGACGGTCCATTTCGCGGCCCTGGCCATCTTCGCCATGTTCGCGCTGGGGCTCTACACCCGTGTGGTTGCGGTGCTGTCGTATCTGCTCACCGTGGCCTACGTGAATCGCGTTCCTGGCGCCTTGTTCGGGCTCGATCAGATCAACGCCATGCTGGCGATGTACCTGATGATCGGACCCAGCGGCGCGCGCTATTCGCTTGATCGCTGGTTGGCGCGACGCAGGGCAGGGGGGAGCTTGCCCGAGGTGACACCGAGCATCTCGGCCAACATCGGCATCCGCCTGATTCAGCTCCACATGTGCGTGATCTACTTCTTCGCGGGCATCTCGAAGCTGATGGGCCCGAGCTGGTGGGAAGGGACCGCGTTGTGGGGGGCCTTCGCCAACGCCGAGTACCAGTCGCTCGACATGCTGTGGCTCGTGCATTATCCGCTCATCATCAATCTGATGACGCAGATCTCGCTCTTCTGGGAGCTGACCTACTGGGCCCTGGTCTGGCCCCGTTGGACCCGGCCGATTGTCATCGGCCTGGCCGTGCCGCTGCACTTGGGCATCGCCATCTGCATGGGCATGGTCACCTTCGGCCTGGTGATGCTCTTCGGCAATATGGCGTTCATCTCGCCGCGACTGGTGCGAATGACGTTGGAACGCGACTACCGCCGCGAAGGGGATGACGACGCAGGCATGTCGGTCGAAAGCAACAGCAGCGTCCAGGGCAGGGCAGGGGAGTCCCCCCGCATCGCCAACAAGCCGGCCCACGCAAAGCGCCGCGATCAAGGCGGTACTCGCGCCTCGGCCGGACCGCGGTAGAGTGGTCAGTGGTAAACAGACGTCTAGTGTTCGCGAACTTTGATGCTTTGAGAAAGGTTGCCGTTGGTGGTGCGCGCGGCAGGCACGATCATTCTCAAGATGGCGTACAGCCGTGCGGTTGTATGCCAAGGGATGGCGGCCAAGATTCGTCGCGGGACCTTATTGAGACTAATGCGGGAGGATGGCAGAGTCTTGGCGTTGAAACGTCGCGTCCTTCGTTCATCTGCGCGCATCTGTGGATACTTCTGAATGCGATTGGTGTTTGATCCTCAGATACGCGCAGATGGACGCAGATACGGCGTTATTGATCCCTGCGCCGCCGATGACCCGAGGGCGACCAGCGGAAGCCCGACCGGCGCTGGTCGGACGCCGCGCTGGGCTCATCCGCTGCGCAGGCATGAATAATGATTTGCGGCGTCGGTCTGGTGAAAGGTGCATTGAATCGAGGTGGTCAGAATATTTCATGATGCTGGGGCAGGTGATGCAATGAGCGAGATACGCGATCCTCGGACGTATGCCGTCATTGGCGCGGCGATGGAGGTTCAAACAGAAGTTGGTTGCGGATTCTTGGAGTCGGTTTATCAAGAGATGTTGGCGCTGGAAATGACCGCTCGTGGAATACCGTTCGCGCCAGGGAAGTCGGTCTGCCTCTGTTCTACAAAGGTCAGAGGCTGCTTACCCATTACCAGGCTGATTTTGTCTGCTTCAACGAACTGATTGTTGAACTCAAGGCCTTGGCTGGCCTGACGAACATTGAAGATGCTCAGCTTCTCAACTATTTGAAGGCAACAGGAAAAGAGGTGGGATTACTGCTGAACTTTGGTAAACCAAATCTCGAATGGAAACGACTGGTACGCTCGTCACAATGGTCGCCGCAACGTCCTTTGCCGCCAAACTCAGGTCTGGAAAAGAATGAACTCGACTGTGATCCGTGATAGGGTACAAAACAAGAGGTTCTTCGGGCTTTTGAACTCTGTGTTCATCGGCGGAACCGACTGAGTACCTATGTGCCTATCGGGATTCATCCGCAGATGGACACAGATTCACGCAGATCAGACAAGATCGGTCGCCTTTCTCATCTGCGTAAATCTGCGTTCATCTGTGGATGAATCCAATGATCCATGAATGAACGGTGCAAGAGCTGTTTGCTTGCCGGAAGCGATCAATGACCGAACGCGATGAACGCAATTATGTCCGCAATTCCATCAGTTCCGACGAAGCAGACCGGCGGTCGCACAGCATCAGGAACTGCGATACTCCGACTCTGGAAACGAGTTTTCCTCAGTGGAATCGTCACGTTTGCCGTTCTGTCCGCGATCATTACTGCTTTGCTCGCGGCGGATTTTTTTTGGCGTCTTTCCGGCGCGGCCGAAGGTCTCAACTTTGGCCCTGGTTCGCTGATTTTTTCGGTATCCTTTTTCGGTGAAATCGTCGCGCTGGCTGTCGCAGTGCTTGGTGCTGTGGGTTGGCTAATTACCTGGTGCATTTCACTGTTTTGGAGAGCAGGCATGTCGACGACGATGGAAGGTGTCGAAGCCGCCTCAATCACTTCACAGCCAAGCCAA encodes the following:
- a CDS encoding HTTM domain-containing protein; amino-acid sequence: MNLVTDYCRDLGRETVRGWNRFWFTPTDPATYSLLRVLAGSMLFYTHAVWTLGLNDFFGPHSWISPQAAATFHRDGYAWSCFWWIESPAILWTVHFAALAIFAMFALGLYTRVVAVLSYLLTVAYVNRVPGALFGLDQINAMLAMYLMIGPSGARYSLDRWLARRRAGGSLPEVTPSISANIGIRLIQLHMCVIYFFAGISKLMGPSWWEGTALWGAFANAEYQSLDMLWLVHYPLIINLMTQISLFWELTYWALVWPRWTRPIVIGLAVPLHLGIAICMGMVTFGLVMLFGNMAFISPRLVRMTLERDYRREGDDDAGMSVESNSSVQGRAGESPRIANKPAHAKRRDQGGTRASAGPR
- a CDS encoding GxxExxY protein — encoded protein: MRILGVGLSRDVGAGNDRSWNTVRAREVGLPLFYKGQRLLTHYQADFVCFNELIVELKALAGLTNIEDAQLLNYLKATGKEVGLLLNFGKPNLEWKRLVRSSQWSPQRPLPPNSGLEKNELDCDP